The following proteins come from a genomic window of Platichthys flesus chromosome 1, fPlaFle2.1, whole genome shotgun sequence:
- the tipin gene encoding TIMELESS-interacting protein isoform X1 — protein MFDPDMSYVHRTEDEAFPPLPPPHSPGQGGHEDREPFGNEEDDEGNVSKLDEVPAAKRKGVKRPQPKLDSQRLISARGLPALRTMFDDVHFKGKGHEAADLRLLMQKMENWAHRLFPKLQFEDFIDKVEKLGNKKEVQTCLKRIRLDMPLTHEDFGNEGEEEAAAQLPLFEDPDPFSGVSFSNEVQRPTHSTPAPAAPPPAAPPSLTEEQQRRMELNRQRALEKRLARHTKQEADSDSQAVDTSADEPASVSSANVLNKSNEDEEGREPDSSSTQPPSQAPPSQTPPTDPPSQAPPSQTPPSQAPPSQTPPTDPEASAESSQCEEETSQQPISNEPEDTD, from the exons ATGTTTGACCCGGACATGTCCTACGTCCACCGCACAGAGGACGAGGCgttccctcccctccccccgcCTCACTCCCCGGGACAGGGGGGACACGAGGACAGAGAACCTTTTGGAAACG aagaggacgaTGAAGGCAACGTGTCCAAGCTGGATGAGGTTCCTGCTGCCAAAAGGAAGGGAGTGAAGAGGCCGCAGCCCAAACTGGACTCTCAGAG GCTGATCTCAGCGAGAGGACTTCCGGCTCTGAGGACCATGTTTGACGACGTCCACTTCAAGGGCAAAGGACACGAG GCTGCAGATCTGCGGCTGCTGATGCAGAAGATGGAGAACTGGGCTCACAGGTTGTTTCCCAAACTGCAGTTTGAAGACTTTATCGACAAAGTGGAGAAACTGGGCAACAAGAAGGAAGTGCAG ACCTGTCTCAAACGGATTCGACTGGACATGCCTCTGACACACGAAGACTTCGGTAACGAGG GTGAAGAAGAGGCAGCAGCTCAACTGCCCCTCTTTGAAGATCCTGATCCATTTAGTGGAGTGAGCTTCAGTAACGAGGTCCAGAGACCCACCCACTCTACGCCCGCTCCAGCTGCTCCCCCGCcagccgcccccccctccctcaccgaggagcagcagcggcGCATGGAGCTGAACCGACAGCGCGCTCTGGAGAAGAGGCTGGCCCGCCACACCAAGCAGGAAGCAG ACTCTGACTCTCAGGCCGTGGACACGTCAGCAGACGAACCAGCGTCGGTGTCTTCTGCAAATGTCCTCAACAAGTCcaacgaggacgaggaggggagggagccggacagcagcagcacacaacCACCCAGCCAGGCTCCACCCAGCCAGACTCCACCCACTGACCCACCCAGCCAGGCTCCACCCAGCCAGACTCCACCCAGCCAGGCTCCACCCAGCCAGACTCCACCCACCGACCCTGAAGCTTCAGCCGAGTCCAGTCAGTGCGAGGAGGAGACcagccagcagccaatcagcaacgagcctgaggacacagactag
- the tipin gene encoding TIMELESS-interacting protein isoform X2: protein MFDPDMSYVHRTEDEAFPPLPPPHSPGQGGHEDREPFGNEDDEGNVSKLDEVPAAKRKGVKRPQPKLDSQRLISARGLPALRTMFDDVHFKGKGHEAADLRLLMQKMENWAHRLFPKLQFEDFIDKVEKLGNKKEVQTCLKRIRLDMPLTHEDFGNEGEEEAAAQLPLFEDPDPFSGVSFSNEVQRPTHSTPAPAAPPPAAPPSLTEEQQRRMELNRQRALEKRLARHTKQEADSDSQAVDTSADEPASVSSANVLNKSNEDEEGREPDSSSTQPPSQAPPSQTPPTDPPSQAPPSQTPPSQAPPSQTPPTDPEASAESSQCEEETSQQPISNEPEDTD, encoded by the exons ATGTTTGACCCGGACATGTCCTACGTCCACCGCACAGAGGACGAGGCgttccctcccctccccccgcCTCACTCCCCGGGACAGGGGGGACACGAGGACAGAGAACCTTTTGGAAACG aggacgaTGAAGGCAACGTGTCCAAGCTGGATGAGGTTCCTGCTGCCAAAAGGAAGGGAGTGAAGAGGCCGCAGCCCAAACTGGACTCTCAGAG GCTGATCTCAGCGAGAGGACTTCCGGCTCTGAGGACCATGTTTGACGACGTCCACTTCAAGGGCAAAGGACACGAG GCTGCAGATCTGCGGCTGCTGATGCAGAAGATGGAGAACTGGGCTCACAGGTTGTTTCCCAAACTGCAGTTTGAAGACTTTATCGACAAAGTGGAGAAACTGGGCAACAAGAAGGAAGTGCAG ACCTGTCTCAAACGGATTCGACTGGACATGCCTCTGACACACGAAGACTTCGGTAACGAGG GTGAAGAAGAGGCAGCAGCTCAACTGCCCCTCTTTGAAGATCCTGATCCATTTAGTGGAGTGAGCTTCAGTAACGAGGTCCAGAGACCCACCCACTCTACGCCCGCTCCAGCTGCTCCCCCGCcagccgcccccccctccctcaccgaggagcagcagcggcGCATGGAGCTGAACCGACAGCGCGCTCTGGAGAAGAGGCTGGCCCGCCACACCAAGCAGGAAGCAG ACTCTGACTCTCAGGCCGTGGACACGTCAGCAGACGAACCAGCGTCGGTGTCTTCTGCAAATGTCCTCAACAAGTCcaacgaggacgaggaggggagggagccggacagcagcagcacacaacCACCCAGCCAGGCTCCACCCAGCCAGACTCCACCCACTGACCCACCCAGCCAGGCTCCACCCAGCCAGACTCCACCCAGCCAGGCTCCACCCAGCCAGACTCCACCCACCGACCCTGAAGCTTCAGCCGAGTCCAGTCAGTGCGAGGAGGAGACcagccagcagccaatcagcaacgagcctgaggacacagactag
- the lctla gene encoding lactase-like a isoform X1, with the protein MQFILRTHHVITLVLWVSASEDFDWTKNEKTSFYYGTFPTGFSWGVGSSAYQTEGAWNIDGKGASIWDSFAHRKGKIFLNDTGDSSCEGYYKFKDDVTLMKDMKLNHYRFSVSWPRILPSGLKSERINEKGIKYYDDLINMLLANKITPVVTLYHWDLPQVLQEKYGGWQNVSMVDYFNDFANLCFERFGNRVRNWITFNNPWSIAVEGYETGEHAPGLKLKGTGAYRAAHHIIKAHAKVWHTYDTQWRSKQKGLVGISLTADWGEPVDVTNQRDIEAAERYIQFYMGWFATPIFNGDYPQAMKDYVGRKSGQQGLGASRLPVFSPQEKSYIRGTCDFLGLGHFTTRYITQKNYPSGVGDSYFADRDLAELVDPKWPDPGSEWLYSVPWGFRRLLNFVKTQYGNPMIYVTENGVSEKMLCTDLCDDWRMQYFKDYINEMLKAVKDGVNIKGYTAWSLLDNFEWDEGFSERFGLYYVDFRNKNKTRYPKASVQFYKRIISSNGFPNQREVESWKRKAVETCSSSNQLLAADPLIGHMEMVTEIVVPTVCTLCILLSAVFLMFLLRGRL; encoded by the exons ATGCAGTTCATCCTGAGGACGCACCATGTGATCACACTGGTGCTCTGGGTTTCAGCCTCTGAAGACTTCGACTGGACCAAGAACGAGAAAACATCTTTCTACTATGGAACCTTCCCTACTG GTTTCTCGTGGGGGGTGGGCAGCTCGGCCTATCAGACTGAAGGAGCGTGGAACATCGATGGAAAAGGAGCGAGCATCTGGGATTCGTTCGCCCACAGGAAGGGGAAGATATTCCTGAATGACACCGGAGACTCGTCGTGTGAGGGATACTACAAATTCAAG GACGACGTCACGTTGATGAAAGACATGAAGCTGAATCATTATCGTTTCTCCGTCTCCTGGCCGAGGATCTTACCAAGCGGACTGAAAA GCGAACGCATCAATGAGAAAGGAATCAAATATTACGACGACCTGATCAACATGCTGCTGGCCAATAAGATCACACCTGTGGTCACTCTGTACCACTGGGACTTACCTCAG GTCCTACAGGAGAAATACGGCGGCTGGCAGAACGTCAGCATGGTCGACTACTTCAACGACTTTGCCAACTTGTGCTTCGAGCGATTTGGAAACCGAGTGAGGAACTGGATCACCTTCAACAATCCGTGG TCGATTGCTGTGGAGGGATATGAGACAGGGGAACATGCACCGGGGCTGAAGCTGAAGGGAACCGGAGCGTACAGGGCTGCCCACCACATCATCaaa GCTCATGCTAAGGTCTGGCACACGTATGACACACAGTGGAGGAGCAAACAAAAAG gcCTGGTGGGGATCTCTCTAACAGCGGACTGGGGGGAACCAGTGGACGTCACCAACCAGAGGGACAtcgaagcagcagagagatacATCCAGTTCTACATGGGCTGGTTTGCGACTCCCATCTTCAACGGGGATTACCCCCAAGCGATGAAAGATTACGTCG GCAGGAAGAGCGGCCAGCAGGGCCTGGGAGCTTCACGCCTCCCCGTCTTCTCACCTCAGGAGAAGAGCTACATCCGAGGAACCTGTGACTTCCTGGGCCTCGGACATTTCACCACCCGCTACATCACCCAGAAGAATTACCCGTCGGGCGTGGGGGACAGCTACTTCGCTGACCGTGACCTGGCTGAGCTGGTTGACCCCAAGTGGCCCGACCCCGGCTCCGAGTGGCTCTACTCGGTCCCCTGGGGCTTCAGACGCCTGCTGAACTTTGTCAAG ACTCAGTATGGAAACCCGATGATCTACGTGACAGAGAACGGCGTCTCAGAGAAGATGCTCTGCACCGACCTCTGTGACGACTGGAGGATGCAGTACTTCAAAGACTACATCAACGAGATGCTCAAAG CGGTTAAAGACGGGGTCAACATCAAGGGCTACACAGCCTGGTCGCTGCTGGACAACTTTGAGTGGGACGAAGGATTCTCCGAGCGGTTCGGCCTGTACTACGTGGACTTCAGGAACAAGAACAAGACACGTTACCCCAAGGCCTCGGTCCAGTTCTATAAACGCATCATCAGCTCCAACGGCTTTCCCAACCAGAGAGAG gtggagAGCTGGAAGAGGAAAGCTGTGGAGACCTGTTCCTCCAGTAACCAGCTCCTGGCTGCAG atCCGTTGATCGGTCACATGGAGATGGTCACAGAGATCGTGGTTCCCACCGTGTGCACGCTCTGCATCCTGCTCAGCGCCGTCTTCCTCATGTTCCTGCTGCGTGGACgcctctga
- the lctla gene encoding lactase-like a isoform X2, with protein sequence MQFILRTHHVITLVLWVSASEDFDWTKNEKTSFYYGTFPTGFSWGVGSSAYQTEGAWNIDGKGASIWDSFAHRKGKIFLNDTGDSSCEGYYKFKDDVTLMKDMKLNHYRFSVSWPRILPSGLKSERINEKGIKYYDDLINMLLANKITPVVTLYHWDLPQVLQEKYGGWQNVSMVDYFNDFANLCFERFGNRVRNWITFNNPWSIAVEGYETGEHAPGLKLKGTGAYRAAHHIIKAHAKVWHTYDTQWRSKQKGLVGISLTADWGEPVDVTNQRDIEAAERYIQFYMGWFATPIFNGDYPQAMKDYVGRKSGQQGLGASRLPVFSPQEKSYIRGTCDFLGLGHFTTRYITQKNYPSGVGDSYFADRDLAELVDPKWPDPGSEWLYSVPWGFRRLLNFVKTQYGNPMIYVTENGVSEKMLCTDLCDDWRMQYFKDYINEMLKAVKDGVNIKGYTAWSLLDNFEWDEGFSERFGLYYVDFRNKNKTRYPKASVQFYKRIISSNGFPNQREVESWKRKAVETCSSSNQLLAAATRESQGGQEHAGVQRAWPVHDEV encoded by the exons ATGCAGTTCATCCTGAGGACGCACCATGTGATCACACTGGTGCTCTGGGTTTCAGCCTCTGAAGACTTCGACTGGACCAAGAACGAGAAAACATCTTTCTACTATGGAACCTTCCCTACTG GTTTCTCGTGGGGGGTGGGCAGCTCGGCCTATCAGACTGAAGGAGCGTGGAACATCGATGGAAAAGGAGCGAGCATCTGGGATTCGTTCGCCCACAGGAAGGGGAAGATATTCCTGAATGACACCGGAGACTCGTCGTGTGAGGGATACTACAAATTCAAG GACGACGTCACGTTGATGAAAGACATGAAGCTGAATCATTATCGTTTCTCCGTCTCCTGGCCGAGGATCTTACCAAGCGGACTGAAAA GCGAACGCATCAATGAGAAAGGAATCAAATATTACGACGACCTGATCAACATGCTGCTGGCCAATAAGATCACACCTGTGGTCACTCTGTACCACTGGGACTTACCTCAG GTCCTACAGGAGAAATACGGCGGCTGGCAGAACGTCAGCATGGTCGACTACTTCAACGACTTTGCCAACTTGTGCTTCGAGCGATTTGGAAACCGAGTGAGGAACTGGATCACCTTCAACAATCCGTGG TCGATTGCTGTGGAGGGATATGAGACAGGGGAACATGCACCGGGGCTGAAGCTGAAGGGAACCGGAGCGTACAGGGCTGCCCACCACATCATCaaa GCTCATGCTAAGGTCTGGCACACGTATGACACACAGTGGAGGAGCAAACAAAAAG gcCTGGTGGGGATCTCTCTAACAGCGGACTGGGGGGAACCAGTGGACGTCACCAACCAGAGGGACAtcgaagcagcagagagatacATCCAGTTCTACATGGGCTGGTTTGCGACTCCCATCTTCAACGGGGATTACCCCCAAGCGATGAAAGATTACGTCG GCAGGAAGAGCGGCCAGCAGGGCCTGGGAGCTTCACGCCTCCCCGTCTTCTCACCTCAGGAGAAGAGCTACATCCGAGGAACCTGTGACTTCCTGGGCCTCGGACATTTCACCACCCGCTACATCACCCAGAAGAATTACCCGTCGGGCGTGGGGGACAGCTACTTCGCTGACCGTGACCTGGCTGAGCTGGTTGACCCCAAGTGGCCCGACCCCGGCTCCGAGTGGCTCTACTCGGTCCCCTGGGGCTTCAGACGCCTGCTGAACTTTGTCAAG ACTCAGTATGGAAACCCGATGATCTACGTGACAGAGAACGGCGTCTCAGAGAAGATGCTCTGCACCGACCTCTGTGACGACTGGAGGATGCAGTACTTCAAAGACTACATCAACGAGATGCTCAAAG CGGTTAAAGACGGGGTCAACATCAAGGGCTACACAGCCTGGTCGCTGCTGGACAACTTTGAGTGGGACGAAGGATTCTCCGAGCGGTTCGGCCTGTACTACGTGGACTTCAGGAACAAGAACAAGACACGTTACCCCAAGGCCTCGGTCCAGTTCTATAAACGCATCATCAGCTCCAACGGCTTTCCCAACCAGAGAGAG gtggagAGCTGGAAGAGGAAAGCTGTGGAGACCTGTTCCTCCAGTAACCAGCTCCTGGCTGCAG CTACGAGAGAGTCCCAGGGAGGTCAGGAACATGCAGGGGTGCAAAGGGCTTGGCCTGTGCATGATGAGGTTTAG
- the crybgx gene encoding crystallin beta gamma X — protein MNIFTKVPGLAQQTSKLGSVLQRAFYGSSGRVTLFEQRNFAGRRLDLSSDCARLSDKNFPERCNSVQVESGAWIGYEHENFRGRQYLWDMSERGEYNCYDKWCAQVDHVSSVRSVKQDTNPAKAHLFERAGYSGKKMEIQDDIPNLMSRYSLNRVASIRVLGGAWVVYQEPNYRGPHYILEKRDYNNFSDWGSQNNTVGSMRRVRFT, from the exons ATGAACATCTTCACTAAGGTCCCAGGATTAGCCCAACAAACCAG CAAGCTGGGGTCTGTGCTCCAACGCGCCTTTTACGGGTCCAGTGGGCGG GTGACCCTGTTCGAGCAGAGGAACTTCGCCGGCAGGAGACTGGACCTGAGTTCTGACTGCGCCCGACTCAGTGACAAGAACTTCCCTGAGAGATGCAACTCTGTGCAGGTGGAGAGCGGAGC CTGGATCGGTTATGAGCATGAGAACTTCCGGGGCCGTCAGTACCTGTGGGACATGTCTGAACGAGGAGAGTACAACTGCTACGACAAGTGGTGCGCCCAGGTGGACCACGTGTCCTCGGTGCGCTCCGTCAAACAG GACACCAACCCAGCCAAAGCTCACCTGTTTGAGAGAGCTGGTTACTCCGGTAAGAAGATGGAGATCCAGGACGACATCCCCAACCTGATGAGCCGCTACAGCCTCAACAGAGTCGCCTCCATCCGCGTCCTGGGAGGAGC gtgggtGGTGTACCAGGAGCCAAACTACAGAGGGCCTCACTACATCCTGGAGAAACGTGATTACAACAACTTCTCTGACTGGGGCAGCCAGAACAACACGGTGGGCTCCATGCGCCGCGTCCGCTTCACCTGA
- the cars1 gene encoding cysteine--tRNA ligase, cytoplasmic isoform X1, with protein sequence MSSAADPACDYGFLLQIHEEATLAVALNDFLASRSYLAGFSFSQADHEAFRLLHRPPDPQHVHALRWYRHVAALQPDVPPQSSMKAKRVQPPWSPPAGTDVPQLLLYNSLTRAKEPFVPQKGNKVTWYCCGPTVYDASHMGHARSYISFDILRRILRDYFKFDVLYCINITDIDDKIIKRARQNHLLDQYKEKQPTAAQILQDVLSARAPFQVLLAATTDPDKKQMLERLDAAVTAALKPLQAAMESGAEEVQPLAQVLLESSKDLLSDWLDTQFGSQVTENSIFSILPKYWEGEYHKDMEALNVLPPDVLTRVSEYVPEIVEFVKKVVSNGYGYESNGSVYFNTSKFDSSQQHSYAKLVPEAVGDQKALQEGEGDLSISADRLSEKKSQNDFALWKASKPGEPSWDSPWGKGRPGWHIECSAMAGSILGESMDIHGGGFDLRFPHHDNELAQSEAFFDNDCWVRYFLHTGHLTIAGCKMSKSLKNFITIKDALAKNTARQLRLAFLMHSWKDTLDYSSNTMESAVQYEKFLNEFFLNVKDLLRAPTDITGRFEKWEAAEMELNDSFFDRKSAVHEALCDNMDTRTAMEEMRQLVNQSNSYIASRKSSKLRPNRLLVESVAVYLTNMLKIFGTIEGSDPVGFPVGGQGQSIDLESTVMPYLSVLSDFRERVRRIARELKVTELLQLCDTVRDDTLPELGVRLEDHEGLPTVVKLVDKETLLKEREEKKKMEEEKKRKKEEAARKKQEQEMAKLAKMKIPPCDMFRLETDKYSKFDETGFPTHDAEGKELSKGQTKKLRKLYEAQEKLHNEFQQTNKNGN encoded by the exons CCTGTGACTATGGCTTCTTGCTACAGATACATGAGGAGGCCACGCTGGCCGTGGCCCTGAATGACTTCCTAGCCTCACGCAGCTACCTGGCTGGGTTCAGCTTCTCCCAGGCCGACCACGAAGCCTTTAGGCTCCTCCACAGGCCCCCAGACCCCCAGCATGTCCACGCTCTGCGCTGGTACAGACACGTAGCCGCCCTGCAGCCGGACGTCCCCCCTCAGAGCAGCA TGAAGGCAAAGCGGGTTCAGCCTCCCTGGTCTCCACCAGCAGGGACAGATGTTCCACAGCTTCTGCTCTACAACAGTCTGACCAGAGCGAAG GAGCCGTTTGTTCCTCAGAAGGGGAACAAGGTGACGTGGTACTGCTGTGGACCCACCGTCTACGACGCCTCACACATGGGACACGCCAG ATCCTACATATCATTCGATATTCTGCGCAGGATCCTCAGGGACTACTTCAAGTTCGACGTCCTCTACTGCATCAACATCACAGACATCGACGACAAA ATCATTAAACGGGCCCGACAGAACCACCTCCTGGACCAATACAAGGAGAAGCAGCCGACAGCTGCTCagatccttcaggacgtcctgagTGCCAGAGCC cCCTTCCAGGTTCTCTTGGCTGCGACCACCGACCCAGACAAGAAGCAGATGCTGGAGCGGCTGGACGCCGCGGTCACTGCCGCCCTGAAGCCTCTGCAGGCCGCGATGGAGAGCGGCGCCGAGGAGGTGCAGCCTCTGGCCCAG GTCCTGCTGGAGAGCTCCAAAGACCTGCTTTCCGATTGGCTGGACACACAGTTTGGAAGTCAAGTCACAGAGAACTCGATCTTCTCAATTCTCCCTAAATACTGGGAGGGAGAATACCACAAAGACATGGAAGCTCTGAAC GTTCTTCCCCCTGATGTCCTCACCCGGGTCAGCGAGTACGTGCCTGAGATCGTGGAGTTTGTGAAGAAGGTCGTCTCAAACGGTTAcgg gtACGAGTCCAACGGGTCTGTGTACTTCAACACGTCCAAGTTCGATTCCAGTCAGCAGCATTCGTACGCCAAGCTGGTGCCAGAGGCCGTCGGGGATCAGAAAGCTCTGCAAGAGGGAGAAG GTGACCTGAGCATCTCGGCCGACCGACTGAGTGAGAAGAAGTCCCAGAACGACTTCGCCTTGTGGAAAGCCTCCAAACCAGGGGAGCCGTCCTGGGACTCTCCCTGGGGCAAG GGACGACCTGGCTGGCACATCGAGTGCTCGGCCATGGCCGGGTCGATCCTGGGAGAGTCCATGGACATCCACGGGGGGGGATTCGATCTGCGATTCCCTCATCACGACAACGAGCTGGCTCAGtctgag GCTTTCTTTGATAACGACTGCTGGGTGCGGTACTTCCTGCACACCGGACACCTGACCATCGCAGGCTGCAAGATGTCCAAGTCTCTGAAGAACTTCATCACCATTAAGGACGCGTTGGCAAAGAACACAG cgcgACAGCTCCGCCTGGCTTTCCTGATGCATTCCTGGAAAGACACGCTGGACTACTCGTCCAACACCATGGAGTCGGCCGTCCAGTACGAGAAGTTTCTGAAT gAGTTCTTCCTCAATGTGAAGGACTTACTGCGAGCTCCGACCGACATCACGGGTCGCTTTGAGAAGTGGGAGGCGGCCGAGATGGAGCTCAACGACAG TTTCTTCGACAGGAAGTCGGCCGTGCACGAGGCGCTGTGCGACAACATGGACACCCGCACCGCCatggaggagatgagacagCTGGTCAACCAGAGCAACAGCTACATCGCCAGCAGGAAGAGCAGCAAGCTGAGGCCCAACCGCCTGCTGGTGGAGAGCGTGGCGGTGTATCTCACCAACATGCTGAAG ATCTTTGGCACGATTGAAGGATCCGATCCCGTTGGTTTCCCTGTGGGGGGGCAAGGTCAAAGTATTGAC CTGGAGAGCACGGTGATGCCGTATCTGTCGGTGCTGTCGGATTTCAGAGAGCGGGTCAGAAGAATCGCCAGAGAACTGAAAG tgacagagctgctgcagctctgcgaCACCGTGCGGGACGACACGTTACCGGAGCTCGGCGTGCGACTGGAAGATCATGAAG GTTTACCCACTGTGGTGAAACTGGTGGACAAGGAGACGTtactgaaggagagagaggagaagaagaag atggaagaagagaagaagaggaagaaggaggaagctGCCAGAAAGAAACAGGAACAAGAG ATGGCGAAGCTCGCCAAGATGAAAATCCCTCCATGTGACATGTTTCGTTTAGAAACTGACAAATATTCCAAGTTTGATGAAACG GGTTTCCCCACGCACGACGCGGAGGGGAAGGAGCTGAGCAAAGGTCAAACTAAGAAGCTGCGTAAACTCTACGAGGCTCAGGAGAAGTTACACAACGAGTTTCAGCAGACGAACAAaaacggaaactga
- the cars1 gene encoding cysteine--tRNA ligase, cytoplasmic isoform X2, whose product MSSAADPVKAKRVQPPWSPPAGTDVPQLLLYNSLTRAKEPFVPQKGNKVTWYCCGPTVYDASHMGHARSYISFDILRRILRDYFKFDVLYCINITDIDDKIIKRARQNHLLDQYKEKQPTAAQILQDVLSARAPFQVLLAATTDPDKKQMLERLDAAVTAALKPLQAAMESGAEEVQPLAQVLLESSKDLLSDWLDTQFGSQVTENSIFSILPKYWEGEYHKDMEALNVLPPDVLTRVSEYVPEIVEFVKKVVSNGYGYESNGSVYFNTSKFDSSQQHSYAKLVPEAVGDQKALQEGEGDLSISADRLSEKKSQNDFALWKASKPGEPSWDSPWGKGRPGWHIECSAMAGSILGESMDIHGGGFDLRFPHHDNELAQSEAFFDNDCWVRYFLHTGHLTIAGCKMSKSLKNFITIKDALAKNTARQLRLAFLMHSWKDTLDYSSNTMESAVQYEKFLNEFFLNVKDLLRAPTDITGRFEKWEAAEMELNDSFFDRKSAVHEALCDNMDTRTAMEEMRQLVNQSNSYIASRKSSKLRPNRLLVESVAVYLTNMLKIFGTIEGSDPVGFPVGGQGQSIDLESTVMPYLSVLSDFRERVRRIARELKVTELLQLCDTVRDDTLPELGVRLEDHEGLPTVVKLVDKETLLKEREEKKKMEEEKKRKKEEAARKKQEQEMAKLAKMKIPPCDMFRLETDKYSKFDETGFPTHDAEGKELSKGQTKKLRKLYEAQEKLHNEFQQTNKNGN is encoded by the exons TGAAGGCAAAGCGGGTTCAGCCTCCCTGGTCTCCACCAGCAGGGACAGATGTTCCACAGCTTCTGCTCTACAACAGTCTGACCAGAGCGAAG GAGCCGTTTGTTCCTCAGAAGGGGAACAAGGTGACGTGGTACTGCTGTGGACCCACCGTCTACGACGCCTCACACATGGGACACGCCAG ATCCTACATATCATTCGATATTCTGCGCAGGATCCTCAGGGACTACTTCAAGTTCGACGTCCTCTACTGCATCAACATCACAGACATCGACGACAAA ATCATTAAACGGGCCCGACAGAACCACCTCCTGGACCAATACAAGGAGAAGCAGCCGACAGCTGCTCagatccttcaggacgtcctgagTGCCAGAGCC cCCTTCCAGGTTCTCTTGGCTGCGACCACCGACCCAGACAAGAAGCAGATGCTGGAGCGGCTGGACGCCGCGGTCACTGCCGCCCTGAAGCCTCTGCAGGCCGCGATGGAGAGCGGCGCCGAGGAGGTGCAGCCTCTGGCCCAG GTCCTGCTGGAGAGCTCCAAAGACCTGCTTTCCGATTGGCTGGACACACAGTTTGGAAGTCAAGTCACAGAGAACTCGATCTTCTCAATTCTCCCTAAATACTGGGAGGGAGAATACCACAAAGACATGGAAGCTCTGAAC GTTCTTCCCCCTGATGTCCTCACCCGGGTCAGCGAGTACGTGCCTGAGATCGTGGAGTTTGTGAAGAAGGTCGTCTCAAACGGTTAcgg gtACGAGTCCAACGGGTCTGTGTACTTCAACACGTCCAAGTTCGATTCCAGTCAGCAGCATTCGTACGCCAAGCTGGTGCCAGAGGCCGTCGGGGATCAGAAAGCTCTGCAAGAGGGAGAAG GTGACCTGAGCATCTCGGCCGACCGACTGAGTGAGAAGAAGTCCCAGAACGACTTCGCCTTGTGGAAAGCCTCCAAACCAGGGGAGCCGTCCTGGGACTCTCCCTGGGGCAAG GGACGACCTGGCTGGCACATCGAGTGCTCGGCCATGGCCGGGTCGATCCTGGGAGAGTCCATGGACATCCACGGGGGGGGATTCGATCTGCGATTCCCTCATCACGACAACGAGCTGGCTCAGtctgag GCTTTCTTTGATAACGACTGCTGGGTGCGGTACTTCCTGCACACCGGACACCTGACCATCGCAGGCTGCAAGATGTCCAAGTCTCTGAAGAACTTCATCACCATTAAGGACGCGTTGGCAAAGAACACAG cgcgACAGCTCCGCCTGGCTTTCCTGATGCATTCCTGGAAAGACACGCTGGACTACTCGTCCAACACCATGGAGTCGGCCGTCCAGTACGAGAAGTTTCTGAAT gAGTTCTTCCTCAATGTGAAGGACTTACTGCGAGCTCCGACCGACATCACGGGTCGCTTTGAGAAGTGGGAGGCGGCCGAGATGGAGCTCAACGACAG TTTCTTCGACAGGAAGTCGGCCGTGCACGAGGCGCTGTGCGACAACATGGACACCCGCACCGCCatggaggagatgagacagCTGGTCAACCAGAGCAACAGCTACATCGCCAGCAGGAAGAGCAGCAAGCTGAGGCCCAACCGCCTGCTGGTGGAGAGCGTGGCGGTGTATCTCACCAACATGCTGAAG ATCTTTGGCACGATTGAAGGATCCGATCCCGTTGGTTTCCCTGTGGGGGGGCAAGGTCAAAGTATTGAC CTGGAGAGCACGGTGATGCCGTATCTGTCGGTGCTGTCGGATTTCAGAGAGCGGGTCAGAAGAATCGCCAGAGAACTGAAAG tgacagagctgctgcagctctgcgaCACCGTGCGGGACGACACGTTACCGGAGCTCGGCGTGCGACTGGAAGATCATGAAG GTTTACCCACTGTGGTGAAACTGGTGGACAAGGAGACGTtactgaaggagagagaggagaagaagaag atggaagaagagaagaagaggaagaaggaggaagctGCCAGAAAGAAACAGGAACAAGAG ATGGCGAAGCTCGCCAAGATGAAAATCCCTCCATGTGACATGTTTCGTTTAGAAACTGACAAATATTCCAAGTTTGATGAAACG GGTTTCCCCACGCACGACGCGGAGGGGAAGGAGCTGAGCAAAGGTCAAACTAAGAAGCTGCGTAAACTCTACGAGGCTCAGGAGAAGTTACACAACGAGTTTCAGCAGACGAACAAaaacggaaactga